Proteins encoded by one window of Pseudonocardia sp. HH130629-09:
- a CDS encoding bifunctional cobalt-precorrin-7 (C(5))-methyltransferase/cobalt-precorrin-6B (C(15))-methyltransferase: protein MGDPLTVVGVGADGWAGLPESHRDALRDAEVLLGGPRQLDLLPIDVAGERRAWPSPLVPALPGILDELSGRRVAVLASGDPMFFGIGATLARVAGPDRLRVLTHPSSVALACARLGWGSEHVAVLSVVGRPLDALRRALAPGARLVVLSAGAGSPTEIAGLLAGAGWGGSRMTVLERLGAPDERRVSATAAAWRGEADALNVVAVECEPDAGLVPPGETPGLPDDAYDHDGQLTKREVRAVTLAHLAPRVGELLWDVGAGSGSIGVEWMRAHPRCRAIAVESRPERADRVAANAAALGVPGLRVVTGPAPDVLAGLERPDVVFVGGGLTREGVLDACLAALGPGGRLVANAVTVQTEAALAAAHAAHGGDLVRVQVARAVPVGGFHGWRPAMPVTLWSWRDPS, encoded by the coding sequence GTGGGTGATCCGCTCACCGTCGTCGGGGTCGGTGCCGACGGGTGGGCCGGGCTGCCGGAGTCCCACCGCGACGCCCTGCGCGACGCCGAGGTGCTGCTCGGCGGGCCCCGCCAGCTCGACCTGCTGCCCATCGACGTCGCCGGGGAGCGGCGGGCGTGGCCGTCGCCGCTGGTCCCGGCGCTGCCCGGGATCCTCGACGAGCTGTCCGGCCGCCGCGTCGCGGTGCTCGCCTCCGGCGACCCGATGTTCTTCGGGATCGGCGCCACACTCGCCCGCGTCGCCGGACCGGACCGGCTGCGGGTGCTGACCCACCCGTCGTCGGTGGCGCTGGCGTGCGCCCGCCTGGGCTGGGGATCGGAGCACGTCGCGGTGCTCAGCGTCGTCGGCCGCCCGCTCGACGCGCTGCGCCGGGCGCTGGCCCCGGGTGCCCGCCTGGTCGTGCTCTCGGCCGGAGCCGGGTCGCCCACCGAGATCGCCGGGCTGCTCGCCGGCGCCGGGTGGGGTGGGTCGCGGATGACGGTCCTGGAGCGGCTCGGCGCACCCGACGAGCGCCGGGTGTCCGCCACCGCCGCGGCCTGGCGGGGCGAGGCGGACGCGTTGAACGTCGTCGCGGTCGAGTGCGAGCCCGACGCCGGGCTGGTCCCGCCGGGGGAGACGCCCGGTCTCCCCGACGACGCCTACGACCACGACGGACAGCTCACCAAGCGCGAGGTCCGCGCCGTCACCCTCGCCCACCTCGCGCCGCGCGTGGGGGAGCTGCTGTGGGACGTCGGCGCCGGGTCCGGCTCGATCGGCGTCGAGTGGATGCGGGCGCACCCGCGGTGCCGCGCGATCGCCGTCGAGAGCCGTCCCGAGCGCGCCGACCGGGTCGCCGCCAACGCCGCGGCCCTCGGTGTCCCCGGCCTGCGGGTGGTGACCGGCCCCGCGCCGGACGTGCTGGCCGGGCTGGAACGACCCGACGTCGTGTTCGTCGGCGGCGGGCTGACCCGCGAGGGCGTCCTCGACGCCTGCCTGGCCGCGCTGGGCCCGGGCGGTCGCCTGGTCGCCAACGCGGTCACGGTGCAGACCGAGGCGGCCCTGGCCGCCGCCCACGCCGCGCACGGCGGGGACCTCGTGCGGGTGCAGGTCGCCCGCGCCGTCCCCGTCGGCGGCTTCCACGGATGGCGCCCCGCCATGCCCGTGACCCTGTGGAGCTGGAGGGACCCCTCGTGA
- the cobM gene encoding precorrin-4 C(11)-methyltransferase, whose amino-acid sequence MTVHFIGSGPGAVDLLTLRARDLIAASPVCLYAGSLVPPEMLEICPPGARTVDTALMTLDEILDEMVRAHRHGLDVARLASGDPSVFSAMAEQMRRLEAAGVPYDVCPGVPAYAAAAAALGRELTVPTVAQTVTLTRIAARATPMPENEGLDKLGNAGGTVVLHLAVHRIAEVVDALAPSYGGDCPAAVVAHASRAHEIVLRGTLEQMPKAVDEAGIQRTAVIIVGEALAARHFPDSHLYSADRCRS is encoded by the coding sequence GTGACGGTGCACTTCATCGGTTCCGGACCCGGTGCCGTCGACCTGCTGACCCTGCGGGCCCGCGACCTGATCGCGGCCTCCCCGGTCTGTCTCTACGCGGGCAGCCTGGTGCCGCCGGAGATGCTGGAGATCTGCCCGCCCGGGGCCCGCACCGTCGACACGGCGCTGATGACGCTCGACGAGATCCTGGACGAGATGGTGCGCGCGCACCGGCACGGGCTCGACGTCGCCCGGCTCGCCTCCGGTGACCCGTCGGTGTTCTCCGCGATGGCCGAGCAGATGCGCCGGCTGGAGGCGGCCGGCGTGCCCTACGACGTGTGCCCCGGCGTCCCCGCCTACGCTGCGGCGGCCGCCGCACTGGGCCGCGAGCTCACCGTCCCCACGGTCGCCCAGACGGTCACCCTCACCCGGATCGCGGCGCGCGCGACCCCGATGCCGGAGAACGAAGGTCTCGACAAGCTGGGCAACGCCGGCGGCACCGTGGTACTGCACCTGGCCGTGCACCGCATCGCCGAGGTCGTCGACGCGCTCGCCCCGTCCTACGGCGGTGACTGCCCGGCCGCGGTGGTGGCGCACGCGTCGCGCGCACACGAGATCGTGCTGCGGGGGACGCTGGAGCAGATGCCCAAGGCCGTCGACGAGGCCGGCATCCAGCGCACCGCCGTGATCATCGTCGGCGAGGCGCTCGCGGCCCGGCACTTCCCGGACTCGCACCTCTACAGCGCGGACCGCTGCCGGAGCTGA
- the zwf gene encoding glucose-6-phosphate dehydrogenase: MPHPLPVMAPADVVVFGGTGDLAMRKLLPALYLRDRDGQLADDTRIVAVSRSGLDAPGYRDKVDSELRRTAPRWAGPDACADDAQHRRFLDRLHHVTLDVADDDWSLLSDLIGAPSPGRTRVLYLASAPQLFGRICVGGAAAGIVDEHTRVVLEKPLGTDLASAQAINDEVGSVFSEEQIYRIDHYLGKETVQNLLVLRFGNSLFEPLWNASQIDHVQITVAESIGVGNRADYYDGSGALRDMVQNHLLQLLCLVAMEPPAKIDGEGVRDEKLKVLQSLRPLDGPDVVRDTVRGQYVEGLVDGTAVPGYATELAESRAGTPRERERSSTETFVALRAEVANWRWAGVPFYLRTGKRLATHASEIVVQFKPVPHSIFPAFGEEIPANRLVLRLQPDEGVRLHMTAKQPGPGGIRPIPAPLDLSFARTFGDRLPDAYERLLMDVLRGNPTLFMRRDEIEAAWRWAEPILRTWEATDQRPRPYSAGSHGPASATALIERDGRAWHEDY; this comes from the coding sequence GTGCCGCACCCCCTTCCCGTCATGGCCCCCGCCGACGTCGTCGTGTTCGGCGGCACCGGCGATCTCGCGATGCGCAAGCTGCTGCCCGCGCTCTACCTCCGCGACCGCGACGGCCAGCTCGCCGACGACACCCGCATCGTCGCCGTGTCCCGCTCCGGGCTCGACGCCCCCGGCTACCGCGACAAGGTCGACTCCGAGCTGCGGCGCACCGCGCCGCGCTGGGCAGGCCCCGACGCCTGCGCCGACGACGCACAGCACCGCCGCTTCCTGGACCGGCTGCACCACGTGACCCTCGACGTCGCCGACGACGACTGGTCGCTGCTGTCGGACCTGATCGGGGCGCCCTCGCCGGGCCGCACCCGGGTGCTCTACCTCGCCTCCGCCCCGCAGCTGTTCGGCCGGATCTGCGTCGGCGGCGCGGCCGCCGGCATCGTCGACGAGCACACCCGCGTCGTGCTGGAGAAGCCGCTGGGCACCGACCTGGCGTCGGCGCAGGCGATCAACGACGAGGTCGGCTCGGTGTTCTCCGAGGAGCAGATCTACCGGATCGACCACTACCTCGGTAAGGAGACGGTGCAGAACCTGCTGGTCCTGCGCTTCGGCAACTCCCTGTTCGAGCCGCTGTGGAACGCCTCGCAGATCGACCACGTGCAGATCACCGTCGCCGAGTCGATCGGCGTCGGGAACCGCGCGGACTACTACGACGGTTCCGGCGCGCTGCGCGACATGGTGCAGAACCACCTGCTGCAGCTGCTGTGCCTGGTCGCGATGGAGCCGCCCGCCAAGATCGACGGCGAGGGCGTGCGCGACGAGAAGCTGAAGGTCCTGCAGTCGCTGCGGCCGCTCGACGGTCCGGACGTCGTGCGCGACACCGTGCGCGGGCAGTACGTCGAGGGGCTCGTCGACGGCACCGCGGTGCCCGGCTACGCCACCGAGCTGGCCGAGTCCCGCGCCGGGACCCCGCGGGAGCGGGAGCGCTCCTCCACCGAGACCTTCGTGGCGCTGCGCGCCGAGGTCGCCAACTGGCGCTGGGCCGGGGTGCCGTTCTACCTGCGCACCGGCAAGCGGCTCGCGACCCACGCGTCGGAGATCGTCGTGCAGTTCAAGCCGGTCCCGCACTCGATCTTCCCGGCGTTCGGCGAGGAGATCCCGGCCAACCGGCTCGTCCTGCGGCTGCAGCCCGACGAGGGCGTGCGCCTGCACATGACGGCCAAGCAGCCCGGCCCCGGCGGGATCCGCCCGATCCCGGCGCCGCTGGACCTGAGCTTCGCCCGCACCTTCGGCGACCGGCTGCCCGACGCCTACGAGCGGCTGCTCATGGACGTGCTGCGCGGCAACCCGACCCTGTTCATGCGCCGCGACGAGATCGAGGCCGCGTGGCGGTGGGCCGAGCCGATCCTGAGAACCTGGGAGGCGACCGACCAGCGGCCGCGCCCCTACAGCGCGGGCAGCCACGGCCCGGCCTCGGCCACCGCGCTGATCGAGCGCGACGGCCGGGCCTGGCACGAGGACTACTGA
- the galK gene encoding galactokinase, with the protein MSIVSDAFTTRHGAAPTGVWFAPGRVNLIGEHTDYNDGFVLPFALPHRAVVAAAPATGGRSRVRSVQEPGGAVEFSAASVVPGQVPGWAAYVAGTCWAFRQAGYPVGEVELELDSDVPVGAGLSSSAAVECAVGVALAGLAGIDVDPTTLARIARRAENEFVGAPTGGMDQMASMHGRAGRLVFLDTRDDTVELVPFDLPAHGLELLVVDTRAPHAHASGEYGARRADCEAAAAALGVAALRDAGPDDLPRIADERIRRRARHIVTENDRVVETVRLLTGGADPRAIGPLLDASHASMRDDFEITVPHVDVAAEAARAGGATGARMTGGGFGGCVIALVEADAAVAVAASVREAYAQRGWTEPVVFTGTPSDGAGRLA; encoded by the coding sequence ATGTCCATCGTCTCCGACGCCTTCACCACCCGTCACGGGGCGGCCCCGACCGGGGTCTGGTTCGCCCCGGGGCGGGTCAACCTGATCGGCGAGCACACCGACTACAACGACGGGTTCGTGCTGCCCTTCGCGCTGCCGCACCGGGCCGTCGTCGCCGCCGCGCCCGCGACCGGTGGCCGCAGCCGGGTCCGGTCCGTGCAGGAGCCCGGCGGGGCGGTGGAGTTCTCCGCGGCGTCGGTGGTGCCGGGCCAGGTCCCGGGGTGGGCGGCCTACGTGGCCGGGACATGCTGGGCGTTCCGCCAGGCCGGGTACCCGGTGGGCGAGGTCGAGCTGGAGCTGGACTCCGACGTGCCGGTCGGGGCGGGGCTGTCGTCGTCGGCAGCGGTGGAGTGCGCGGTCGGCGTCGCGCTCGCCGGGCTGGCCGGGATCGACGTCGACCCCACGACGCTGGCCCGGATCGCGCGGCGCGCGGAGAACGAGTTCGTGGGCGCCCCCACCGGCGGGATGGACCAGATGGCCTCGATGCACGGCCGCGCCGGTCGGCTGGTGTTCCTCGACACCCGCGACGACACCGTCGAGCTCGTCCCCTTCGACCTGCCGGCGCACGGCCTGGAGCTGCTGGTCGTCGACACCCGTGCGCCGCACGCACACGCCTCGGGCGAGTACGGCGCCCGGCGCGCCGACTGCGAGGCCGCGGCCGCGGCGCTCGGCGTCGCGGCCCTGCGCGACGCGGGCCCGGACGACCTGCCCCGCATCGCCGACGAGCGGATCCGCCGCCGGGCCCGGCACATCGTGACCGAGAACGACCGGGTCGTCGAGACCGTTCGCCTGCTCACCGGCGGCGCGGACCCGCGGGCGATCGGGCCACTGCTCGACGCCTCGCACGCCTCCATGCGCGACGACTTCGAGATCACCGTCCCGCACGTCGACGTGGCGGCCGAGGCGGCCCGTGCTGGCGGCGCGACAGGCGCCCGGATGACCGGCGGAGGTTTCGGCGGCTGCGTGATCGCGCTGGTCGAGGCCGACGCCGCGGTCGCGGTCGCGGCGTCGGTGCGCGAGGCCTACGCACAGCGCGGCTGGACCGAGCCGGTCGTGTTCACCGGAACGCCGTCGGACGGGGCGGGCAGGCTGGCCTGA
- a CDS encoding GNAT family N-acetyltransferase: MPDVSDRLESVLNDPVTSTLRGRLGAFGATRGGAVRFDPEVSPFGALPLDRDGHGSTGDWADLAALCGSGGEVVVVRAADGPPRIPAGWELLRAIPGVQMNGSAVPGAAADDVVELGPADRPAMADLTARTRPGPWLERTAELGRYLGVRDDGRLVAMAGERMRLGGEGAAGATEISAVCTDPQYRGRGLARRLVDAVAAGIVARGERPVLHTAADNHGAIRLYEAMGFTLARAMRFDLLRVPHR; the protein is encoded by the coding sequence GTGCCCGACGTGTCCGATCGCCTCGAGTCCGTCCTGAACGACCCGGTGACCTCCACCCTGCGCGGGCGGCTCGGCGCCTTCGGCGCGACCCGCGGTGGCGCGGTGCGCTTCGACCCGGAGGTGTCGCCGTTCGGGGCGCTCCCGCTCGACCGGGACGGCCACGGCAGCACCGGTGACTGGGCCGACCTCGCGGCGCTGTGCGGGTCGGGCGGTGAGGTGGTCGTCGTGCGCGCCGCCGACGGGCCACCCCGGATCCCGGCGGGCTGGGAGCTGCTGCGTGCGATCCCCGGGGTGCAGATGAACGGCTCCGCGGTGCCGGGCGCGGCCGCCGACGACGTCGTCGAGCTGGGCCCGGCGGACCGGCCGGCGATGGCGGATCTCACCGCGCGCACCCGGCCGGGGCCGTGGCTGGAGCGCACCGCCGAGCTGGGCCGCTACCTCGGCGTCCGCGACGACGGCCGGCTGGTCGCGATGGCGGGGGAGCGGATGCGCCTCGGCGGCGAGGGTGCCGCCGGGGCGACCGAGATCAGCGCGGTCTGCACCGACCCGCAGTACCGGGGCCGAGGTCTGGCCCGCCGCCTGGTCGACGCCGTCGCCGCGGGGATCGTCGCCCGCGGCGAGCGCCCCGTGCTGCACACGGCCGCCGACAACCACGGCGCGATCCGGCTCTACGAGGCGATGGGGTTCACGCTGGCCCGCGCGATGCGGTTCGACCTGCTGCGCGTGCCGCACCGCTGA
- a CDS encoding ROK family transcriptional regulator, whose product MRGRTPTSAPATAGEIFRLVRDGVAGTRTEIGRETGLSRTAVAARVDRLLADGLVTEVVGAAATGGRPAARLEFNAAGGTVLALSVGVSRSKAAVCDLSGTVLAEEVVDIPASAGPEHLLSEAVIRLEKLLLTAGVDDATIRGIGLSIPGTVDGERGWSVGVPALPGWERIALPPLLTVRFPAPVLVDNDVNVMALAEHDAHPDVDDLLMVKIGSGVGAGLVCGGVLQRGAWGAAGEIGHTPVHDGPGIGCGCGNIDCLEVLASGRALVRDLAECGQPVTAIADVVALVKQGDPDAVRLVRIAGRRLGEVLAAAVNLVNPALVAIGGDLVGAFDPLVAGVREAIYRRSMAAATQNLRIEPGLLSGRSGVMGCAILVLDEVLSPGSVDAALSA is encoded by the coding sequence ATGCGAGGACGCACCCCGACCAGCGCGCCCGCCACGGCGGGCGAGATCTTCCGGCTGGTCCGGGACGGCGTGGCCGGGACCCGGACCGAGATCGGTCGCGAGACCGGCCTGTCCCGGACCGCGGTCGCCGCACGCGTCGACCGGCTGCTCGCCGACGGCCTGGTCACCGAGGTGGTCGGCGCCGCCGCGACCGGCGGGCGCCCCGCCGCGCGCCTGGAGTTCAACGCCGCGGGCGGCACCGTGCTGGCGCTGTCGGTCGGGGTCAGCCGGTCCAAGGCCGCCGTGTGCGACCTGTCCGGCACCGTGCTCGCCGAGGAGGTCGTGGACATCCCCGCCTCAGCCGGTCCGGAGCACCTGCTCTCCGAGGCGGTCATCCGGCTGGAGAAGCTGCTGCTCACCGCCGGTGTGGACGACGCGACGATCCGCGGCATCGGGTTGTCGATCCCGGGCACCGTGGACGGCGAGCGGGGCTGGTCGGTGGGTGTCCCCGCGCTGCCCGGCTGGGAGCGGATCGCGCTGCCGCCGCTGCTCACCGTGCGCTTCCCGGCTCCGGTGCTGGTCGACAACGACGTGAACGTCATGGCCCTGGCCGAGCACGACGCGCATCCCGACGTCGACGACCTGTTGATGGTCAAGATCGGGTCCGGGGTCGGCGCCGGGCTCGTCTGCGGCGGGGTGCTGCAGCGTGGCGCCTGGGGCGCGGCGGGCGAGATCGGGCACACCCCGGTCCACGACGGGCCGGGCATCGGCTGCGGCTGCGGGAACATCGACTGCCTGGAGGTGCTGGCCTCGGGCCGCGCCCTGGTGCGCGACCTCGCCGAGTGCGGGCAGCCGGTCACCGCGATCGCCGACGTCGTCGCGCTGGTCAAGCAGGGCGACCCGGACGCGGTGCGGCTGGTGCGCATCGCCGGGCGTCGGCTCGGCGAGGTCCTCGCCGCAGCGGTGAACCTCGTCAACCCCGCGCTGGTCGCGATCGGCGGGGACCTGGTCGGGGCGTTCGATCCGCTCGTCGCGGGCGTGCGGGAGGCGATCTACCGGCGCTCGATGGCCGCGGCCACCCAGAACCTGCGCATCGAGCCGGGCCTGCTCAGCGGGCGCTCCGGCGTGATGGGCTGCGCGATCCTGGTGCTCGACGAGGTGCTCTCCCCCGGCTCCGTCGACGCCGCACTGTCGGCCTGA